A single region of the Anabaena sphaerica FACHB-251 genome encodes:
- a CDS encoding alpha/beta fold hydrolase — protein MLSNLFNWQALILLGITTYHLIASIQEKSKIPTIGKLIDVGGHKLHFYSAGEGKITIILDNSLGGIDGYFLVDELAKISRVCIYDRAGYGSSQSSNKPRTSEQIVKELHILLQKAEIEPPYVLVGNSFGSYNMRLYAHLFPEEVVGMVLTDGLHEKQMLAMSFSLQLLKLFFTVSFLIASLGAALGVVRFLGIIGAFEILKKELRQFPKTTLKIVKSSFYSGRHWLTMFREMWSLNTSSHQVEKANDFGNMPIINIKAATFLKPGLGRFYFSIQPADKLRDAIQSNLLLLSTDCEQFLALKSGHFVWIDQQEVILAAVRKIFHKNFP, from the coding sequence TTGCTATCAAATTTATTTAACTGGCAAGCATTGATTTTATTAGGAATCACTACATATCATCTAATTGCCAGTATCCAAGAAAAATCAAAAATACCAACCATAGGAAAATTGATTGATGTAGGTGGACATAAATTACATTTTTATTCTGCTGGAGAAGGAAAGATAACAATAATTTTAGATAATAGTCTTGGGGGAATAGATGGATATTTTTTAGTAGATGAATTAGCGAAAATTTCACGAGTTTGTATTTATGATCGAGCGGGTTATGGTTCGAGTCAATCAAGTAATAAACCACGTACCAGTGAACAGATAGTTAAAGAATTACACATTTTGTTGCAGAAGGCAGAAATTGAACCGCCTTATGTGTTAGTTGGTAACTCCTTTGGTAGTTACAATATGCGTCTTTATGCTCATCTGTTTCCTGAAGAAGTGGTAGGTATGGTTTTAACAGATGGTTTGCATGAAAAACAGATGTTAGCAATGTCATTTAGTCTGCAATTATTGAAATTATTTTTTACCGTTTCTTTTTTAATTGCTTCATTGGGTGCAGCATTAGGAGTTGTGCGGTTTTTAGGAATAATAGGCGCTTTTGAAATTCTCAAAAAAGAACTGCGTCAGTTTCCAAAAACTACCTTAAAAATCGTGAAAAGCTCTTTTTACTCTGGACGACATTGGTTGACAATGTTTCGAGAAATGTGGAGTTTAAATACCAGCAGTCATCAAGTAGAAAAGGCTAATGATTTTGGAAATATGCCAATTATTAATATCAAAGCTGCTACCTTTCTTAAACCTGGTTTGGGTAGGTTTTATTTTTCGATTCAACCAGCCGATAAACTGCGCGATGCAATACAATCTAATTTGCTTTTACTTTCGACTGACTGTGAACAATTCTTAGCTCTCAAAAGCGGTCATTTTGTTTGGATAGACCAGCAGGAAGTAATTTTGGCAGCCGTTAGAAAAATTTTCCATAAAAATTTTCCATAA
- a CDS encoding protein tyrosine phosphatase family protein, giving the protein MSRNGLEDIYNFLQISNLIATSGQPTAEQFTAIKETGYQLIINLALPTSPNSLPDEQEILESQGMKYINIPVVWENPTVDNVTEFFSIMEANANQKIFIHCIANKRVSVFMYLYRRLCIGISHAEAKLSLSQVWIPNQIWNEFIEEVIENYQSSI; this is encoded by the coding sequence ATGTCTAGAAATGGTCTTGAAGATATATACAACTTTTTGCAAATTTCCAATTTAATTGCTACTTCTGGACAACCTACGGCAGAACAATTTACAGCAATTAAAGAAACAGGATATCAATTAATTATCAATTTAGCATTGCCAACCTCACCAAATTCTTTACCTGATGAACAAGAAATTTTGGAATCTCAAGGTATGAAATATATAAACATTCCTGTAGTTTGGGAAAATCCTACTGTGGATAATGTAACAGAGTTTTTTAGCATCATGGAAGCTAATGCTAATCAAAAAATATTTATTCACTGTATTGCTAATAAAAGAGTTTCTGTTTTTATGTATCTTTATCGCCGTCTATGTATAGGAATAAGCCATGCAGAAGCAAAACTATCTTTATCTCAGGTTTGGATTCCAAATCAAATTTGGAATGAGTTCATAGAAGAAGTAATAGAGAATTATCAATCATCAATTTAA
- a CDS encoding cupin domain-containing protein, giving the protein MIINPDNVPHRTTSVYPEVFKSRLMGRVKQALGNAVGLNNFGVNLVTLAPGSCSALRHWHLQQDEFIYIIQGEATLVTNTGEQILTPGMMAGFPAAEADGHQLVNKSQAVVIYLEVGDRTPGEVVYYPDDDLIAKSSDDGRWIFTHRDGDLYEI; this is encoded by the coding sequence ATGATTATTAATCCAGACAATGTACCTCATCGAACAACTTCTGTTTATCCAGAAGTCTTTAAATCTCGGCTCATGGGACGAGTTAAACAAGCTTTAGGAAACGCAGTCGGATTAAACAATTTTGGTGTGAACTTAGTCACTCTAGCACCAGGAAGTTGTTCAGCATTGAGACATTGGCATCTTCAACAAGATGAGTTTATTTATATTATTCAAGGTGAAGCGACTTTGGTTACTAATACAGGTGAGCAAATTCTCACACCGGGAATGATGGCAGGTTTCCCAGCAGCAGAAGCCGATGGACATCAACTTGTCAATAAATCTCAAGCAGTTGTAATTTATTTGGAAGTTGGAGATAGAACCCCAGGAGAAGTAGTATATTATCCAGATGATGATTTAATTGCTAAATCTAGTGATGATGGAAGATGGATTTTCACACATCGAGATGGTGATTTGTATGAAATTTAA
- a CDS encoding GNAT family N-acetyltransferase: MNYKIVNQLNEKQIYELVELYKNEFWSKDRTYQRVVKMLEASDLIIAFVSDEEELIGFCRLLTDFVYRGTLYDVIIKPEYRKMDFGAKLLDAVINHPQLQEVENISLYCLPEMIRFYERWGFIHDVDGIKLMRRYHPLSAE, from the coding sequence ATGAATTATAAAATTGTTAACCAGTTAAATGAAAAGCAAATTTACGAACTTGTGGAATTATATAAAAATGAATTTTGGAGCAAAGATAGAACATACCAGCGTGTTGTTAAGATGCTAGAGGCATCAGATTTAATTATTGCTTTTGTCAGTGATGAGGAAGAATTAATAGGTTTTTGCCGCTTGCTTACAGATTTTGTTTATCGCGGAACTCTGTATGATGTAATTATTAAACCTGAATATAGAAAAATGGATTTTGGTGCTAAATTATTAGATGCAGTAATTAATCACCCCCAGTTGCAAGAAGTGGAGAATATTTCTCTTTACTGTTTACCTGAAATGATTAGATTTTATGAGCGTTGGGGGTTTATACATGATGTAGATGGAATTAAATTAATGCGACGTTATCACCCATTATCTGCGGAATAA
- a CDS encoding glutathione S-transferase family protein: MTQLTLVIGNKNYSSWSLRPWLVMKQFGLEFEEIRIPLYTPESTSQLQLYSASGKVPVLLHDQVTVWDSLAICEYLAETFSHLPCWPENKLARALARSISAEMHSGFQNLRQNMPMNCRNKYPGKGLALGVQKDINRITDIWEECQQSFGVNGQFLFGDFTIADAMFAPVVMRFIAYDVALDAISRNYVKAIYELPAMQEWITSAKREMEVISKFEFS, from the coding sequence ATGACGCAACTCACCTTAGTAATCGGTAATAAAAATTATTCATCCTGGTCATTACGTCCTTGGCTAGTAATGAAACAATTTGGATTAGAATTTGAGGAAATTAGGATTCCTCTCTATACTCCTGAATCCACATCTCAACTTCAGCTATATTCTGCATCTGGGAAAGTCCCTGTATTGTTACACGATCAAGTAACAGTGTGGGATTCTTTAGCCATTTGCGAGTATCTAGCGGAAACATTTTCTCATTTACCATGCTGGCCAGAAAATAAACTAGCCAGAGCATTAGCACGTTCTATCAGCGCCGAAATGCACTCTGGATTTCAAAATTTGCGTCAAAATATGCCCATGAATTGCCGCAATAAATATCCAGGTAAAGGTTTGGCATTGGGTGTACAAAAAGATATTAATCGCATAACTGATATTTGGGAAGAATGTCAACAAAGTTTTGGTGTAAATGGCCAGTTTTTATTTGGTGATTTTACCATTGCTGATGCTATGTTTGCCCCAGTAGTCATGCGGTTTATTGCTTACGATGTCGCACTAGATGCAATTTCTAGGAATTATGTAAAGGCAATTTATGAACTTCCTGCAATGCAAGAATGGATCACATCAGCGAAAAGGGAGATGGAAGTAATCTCAAAATTTGAGTTTTCGTGA
- a CDS encoding DUF1499 domain-containing protein — protein sequence MYRLRAFSRPLQRIILAIFLTLTICLILPGVTWATGLGVESGYLSSCPASDNCVVSQNADAKHAIEPIIYHVDRDQAKETLLKVLTVVPRTEVIEQTDNYIHALSKSRIFKFVDDVEFYLPGDESVIHIRSASRVGESDLGVNRRRMEQIRLALLDLNI from the coding sequence ATGTACCGTCTCAGAGCATTTTCACGGCCACTACAAAGAATTATTTTGGCAATATTCTTAACACTGACTATCTGTTTAATACTTCCTGGGGTGACTTGGGCTACTGGTTTAGGGGTTGAGTCAGGTTATCTTAGTTCTTGTCCAGCTTCAGACAACTGTGTTGTTAGCCAAAATGCTGATGCTAAACACGCTATTGAGCCAATTATTTATCATGTAGATCGTGATCAAGCCAAGGAAACCTTACTCAAAGTTCTCACCGTTGTTCCCCGGACAGAAGTTATAGAACAAACAGATAATTATATCCATGCACTTTCTAAAAGCCGCATCTTTAAATTTGTTGATGATGTAGAGTTTTATTTACCAGGTGATGAGTCAGTAATTCATATCCGTTCAGCATCTCGTGTGGGAGAGTCGGATCTTGGTGTCAACCGCAGACGTATGGAACAAATTCGTCTGGCTTTGCTTGATTTAAACATTTGA
- a CDS encoding pyridoxamine 5'-phosphate oxidase family protein, giving the protein MAKVFDSITEELQKFIANQQMFFVGTAPLSHTGHVNLSPKGLESFRILSQNRVAYLDVTGSGNETSAHLLENGRITFMFCAFQEPPSILRLYGQGKTILPTSPEWDFLYSLFSPIPGTRQIIVADIERVQTSCGLAVPLYEYQGQRESLVNWANKKGEQGIKEYHQQKNFVSIDGLLTPLSQVHNQK; this is encoded by the coding sequence ATGGCTAAAGTTTTTGACTCTATTACTGAAGAATTGCAAAAATTTATTGCAAATCAACAGATGTTTTTTGTTGGTACTGCGCCTTTAAGTCATACAGGCCATGTTAACCTTTCTCCCAAAGGTTTAGAAAGCTTTCGTATTCTTTCCCAAAATCGCGTTGCTTACTTAGATGTAACAGGTAGTGGTAATGAAACTTCCGCTCATCTGCTAGAAAATGGCAGAATTACATTTATGTTTTGTGCTTTTCAAGAACCACCTTCTATTCTCCGTCTTTATGGTCAGGGAAAGACGATTTTACCTACTTCCCCAGAATGGGATTTTCTCTATTCTTTATTTTCTCCTATACCGGGAACTCGACAAATAATTGTTGCGGATATTGAACGTGTACAAACTTCCTGCGGTTTGGCTGTTCCACTTTATGAATATCAAGGACAAAGAGAAAGTTTAGTTAACTGGGCTAATAAGAAAGGTGAACAGGGAATTAAAGAATATCATCAGCAGAAAAATTTTGTCAGCATTGATGGTTTGTTAACTCCCTTGTCTCAAGTTCATAATCAAAAGTGA
- a CDS encoding 1-aminocyclopropane-1-carboxylate deaminase/D-cysteine desulfhydrase, which produces MPSIFLSPPTQKINSQIADRVGVELYVLRLDLMHPQVNGNKWFKLKYNLLSAKEKNLSTILTFGGAYSNHIFATVAAGDLFGFRTIGVIRGEETLPLNPTLGFAVEKGMHLVYCDRATYRQRHTTQLQEDLKQRFGEVLIIPEGGSNLNGVRGCTEIMQNLDAFDTICLTCGTATTLAGIALSLHSKQRIIGFPVLKGGEFLAAEIESLINNYLTSGLPAPVDNPAPWQLVYDYHFGGYAKFNQELIMFCQKFTQEHNIPLDYVYTGKMFYGVMNLLQQGFFQPGRLLLIHTGGLQGNLGIQEKLLKKRFN; this is translated from the coding sequence ATGCCGTCAATCTTTCTATCTCCACCTACACAAAAAATTAATAGTCAAATCGCTGATCGTGTTGGTGTTGAGTTATACGTATTACGCCTTGACCTCATGCACCCACAGGTTAACGGTAATAAGTGGTTCAAGCTGAAATACAACCTTTTGTCAGCCAAGGAGAAAAATTTATCAACCATACTCACTTTTGGGGGTGCTTATTCTAACCATATTTTTGCCACCGTAGCCGCAGGAGATCTTTTTGGTTTTCGCACCATTGGGGTAATTCGTGGAGAAGAGACTTTACCCCTTAATCCTACACTGGGTTTTGCGGTAGAAAAAGGGATGCATCTGGTGTATTGCGATCGCGCAACTTACCGACAACGCCACACAACCCAACTACAGGAAGACTTAAAGCAACGCTTCGGTGAAGTGTTAATCATTCCCGAAGGAGGTAGCAACCTTAACGGTGTGCGTGGTTGTACAGAAATAATGCAAAATTTAGACGCATTTGATACTATTTGCCTAACCTGTGGAACAGCCACAACACTAGCCGGTATTGCCCTATCATTACATTCAAAACAGAGAATTATTGGCTTTCCTGTATTAAAAGGTGGAGAATTTCTGGCTGCGGAAATTGAAAGTTTAATAAACAATTATCTCACATCTGGTTTACCAGCACCCGTTGATAATCCCGCACCTTGGCAACTGGTATATGATTACCATTTTGGAGGTTATGCAAAATTTAATCAAGAATTAATCATGTTTTGCCAAAAATTTACCCAAGAACATAACATACCCCTAGATTACGTATATACGGGAAAAATGTTCTATGGAGTCATGAACTTACTACAGCAGGGATTTTTTCAACCAGGCCGTCTACTATTAATACATACTGGCGGTTTACAGGGAAATCTCGGCATTCAAGAAAAATTACTTAAGAAAAGATTTAATTAA
- a CDS encoding cytochrome P450: protein MVTVSPTNKTANYPPGPKSHPLLGILPDYAADPIGFMSRSAKDYGDIVLWKGPAFSVYQLNHPDYIEEVLVKKNSQFKKHQTFQILQRIWGNGLLVSEGEFWQRQRRLMQPAFHRERIFSYGEVMVDYTKRMLKNWHEGESRDIHEDMMHLTLEVVAKTLFGTELIAEVKQVEKAMQVSIEYFETRNSNMLLYFLPDWVPIPLNLRYQKAVQQFDNLIYRIIQQKRESAEDAGDLLSMLLHIQDEDGTSMSDKQIRDELITLLIAGHETTALALSWTWYLLSQHPDIEQKLQTELQTVLAGRTPTFADLPKLIYTERVITEVMRLYPPVWAMSRQVVEDCEVAGYPLRAGDGIVMSQWVMHRDPRYFDQPEIFNPDRWENDLAKKLPTFAYFPFAGGPRICIGQSFAKMEAVLILATIAQNFQLTLVPNQEIVPWPAFTLRPKYGVKMLINHR from the coding sequence ATGGTGACAGTATCTCCAACTAACAAAACAGCTAATTATCCACCGGGACCAAAATCTCACCCCTTATTAGGTATCCTTCCTGACTATGCCGCAGATCCCATAGGCTTTATGAGTCGGAGTGCCAAAGATTACGGTGATATCGTTCTTTGGAAAGGACCTGCATTTTCAGTTTATCAACTCAACCACCCTGATTATATTGAAGAGGTGCTAGTCAAAAAGAACAGTCAATTTAAGAAGCATCAAACCTTTCAAATCTTGCAGCGAATTTGGGGTAATGGACTTTTAGTAAGTGAAGGAGAATTTTGGCAGCGTCAACGACGACTAATGCAACCAGCTTTTCATCGAGAACGGATTTTTTCCTACGGTGAGGTGATGGTTGACTACACTAAAAGAATGTTAAAAAATTGGCATGAAGGTGAAAGTCGGGATATTCACGAAGACATGATGCACCTCACCTTAGAAGTTGTTGCCAAAACATTATTTGGAACTGAATTAATAGCAGAAGTTAAACAAGTCGAAAAGGCTATGCAGGTTAGCATAGAATACTTTGAAACCCGCAACAGTAATATGTTGTTATATTTTCTTCCTGATTGGGTTCCAATTCCTCTCAATCTACGTTATCAAAAAGCAGTACAGCAATTTGATAATTTGATTTATCGCATTATTCAACAAAAGCGAGAAAGTGCTGAAGATGCAGGTGATTTGCTGTCCATGCTGCTGCATATTCAAGATGAAGATGGCACAAGCATGAGTGATAAACAAATCCGAGATGAATTGATTACCCTATTGATAGCAGGTCATGAAACCACAGCTTTAGCATTATCTTGGACGTGGTATTTATTATCTCAACATCCCGACATTGAGCAAAAATTACAGACAGAATTACAGACAGTATTAGCTGGCAGAACACCCACTTTTGCTGACTTACCCAAGTTGATTTACACCGAAAGGGTAATTACGGAAGTAATGCGGTTATACCCACCTGTTTGGGCGATGAGTCGCCAAGTAGTGGAAGATTGCGAAGTTGCTGGTTATCCTCTACGTGCTGGTGATGGTATTGTTATGAGTCAGTGGGTCATGCATCGTGATCCACGCTATTTTGACCAACCTGAAATTTTTAACCCTGACCGATGGGAAAATGATTTAGCCAAGAAATTACCAACCTTTGCTTATTTTCCCTTTGCTGGTGGTCCAAGAATATGCATTGGTCAATCTTTTGCAAAAATGGAAGCAGTGCTAATCTTAGCTACTATTGCCCAAAATTTCCAATTAACCTTAGTACCAAATCAGGAAATTGTACCTTGGCCTGCGTTTACATTGCGTCCTAAATATGGCGTGAAAATGTTAATTAATCACAGGTAA
- a CDS encoding transposase family protein — MEHLRQVEDFRTTDARRHPLWLVLLFVIMGTMSGYVGYRASRDES, encoded by the coding sequence ATGGAACATCTGCGGCAAGTGGAAGACTTCAGAACGACTGATGCTCGAAGACATCCACTCTGGCTGGTATTGCTGTTTGTAATAATGGGAACAATGAGTGGATATGTCGGGTATCGAGCATCGAGGGATGAGAGTTAA
- a CDS encoding Dps family protein codes for MNAINIGLTEEQRYGVMNLLNQNLADSYVLVVKTKKYHWDVVGPQFRTLHELWDEQYKALTENIDALAERIRKLGGYPTGTMEGFLKIATLKEYSGEIPTATGMVTRLLEDHEQVIRNLRSHVDQCSEELHDQGSADFLTDLMEQHEEMAWMLRSFVQGQALEPDSQQQAVGNKVPVGV; via the coding sequence ATGAATGCAATCAATATTGGTTTGACAGAAGAACAACGTTACGGTGTAATGAATTTGTTAAATCAAAATTTAGCAGATTCTTATGTACTTGTAGTAAAAACTAAAAAGTATCATTGGGATGTTGTTGGTCCTCAGTTCCGCACCTTGCATGAACTTTGGGATGAGCAATACAAAGCACTGACTGAGAATATTGATGCATTAGCTGAAAGGATTCGTAAGTTAGGAGGTTATCCAACTGGCACAATGGAAGGATTTTTAAAGATTGCTACTCTCAAAGAATATAGTGGCGAAATTCCCACAGCAACGGGGATGGTAACTCGATTATTGGAAGATCATGAGCAGGTTATTCGCAATTTAAGAAGTCATGTAGATCAGTGTAGTGAAGAGCTTCATGATCAGGGTTCTGCTGACTTTTTGACTGATTTAATGGAACAACATGAGGAGATGGCTTGGATGCTGCGCTCATTTGTTCAAGGACAAGCATTAGAACCAGATAGTCAACAACAAGCGGTAGGAAATAAAGTCCCTGTGGGTGTGTAG
- a CDS encoding ChaB family protein, whose protein sequence is MPEGYQAERTISAVFKEQKQIDDVIRRLLDRGVPKDHISVMGRNFQSETRISGFITKRDVILGGLRTGAIFGSLFGSFLSLLTGVGVLFIPFVGPIVAAGPIGAVLLGAASGAIAGSAGAGLVSVLTTLGMPEDKAAIYQTRLQAGEFLLMAEIPSDRTGEFQLLLESAGAEEIHTIGKTLARPCPGPCNSPEDLSPEVGAHLSEEAQRVFIQRYNAVLNETNDEFTAEQSAWDAVHQQFDEDENGVWSRAKVGV, encoded by the coding sequence GTGCCAGAAGGATATCAAGCAGAGCGTACCATCTCAGCTGTATTTAAAGAACAGAAGCAAATTGATGATGTAATTCGCCGTTTACTAGATAGAGGTGTACCCAAAGATCATATTTCGGTGATGGGCAGAAATTTCCAGTCAGAAACGCGAATTTCTGGTTTCATTACTAAGCGAGATGTAATTTTAGGAGGTTTGAGAACTGGTGCAATTTTTGGTTCTTTGTTTGGTTCCTTCCTCAGCTTACTGACAGGTGTAGGAGTATTGTTTATTCCCTTTGTGGGACCGATTGTAGCAGCAGGTCCGATTGGTGCTGTGTTGCTGGGGGCTGCTAGTGGTGCGATCGCTGGTAGTGCAGGTGCTGGTTTAGTTTCAGTTCTCACTACTTTGGGGATGCCAGAAGACAAAGCTGCCATTTATCAAACCCGTTTACAAGCGGGAGAGTTTTTATTAATGGCAGAAATTCCCAGCGATCGCACAGGTGAATTTCAACTGCTATTAGAAAGTGCCGGTGCTGAAGAAATTCACACCATTGGTAAAACACTTGCTCGTCCTTGTCCTGGTCCATGTAACAGCCCAGAAGATTTATCTCCTGAAGTTGGCGCTCATCTCTCAGAAGAAGCGCAACGGGTATTTATTCAGCGATATAACGCCGTACTCAATGAAACCAATGATGAGTTTACGGCTGAACAATCTGCTTGGGATGCAGTTCATCAACAATTTGATGAAGATGAGAATGGTGTTTGGTCAAGAGCAAAAGTTGGTGTTTAA
- a CDS encoding GlsB/YeaQ/YmgE family stress response membrane protein — protein sequence MNIIAWIILGLIAGAIAKAIYPGRQGGGIIATMVLGIVGALIGGTLVTLLETGTLQFTAATLSIPGIIVAIIGAMIAIFIWGLFTGRTSY from the coding sequence ATGAATATTATTGCTTGGATAATTCTGGGTCTGATTGCCGGAGCGATCGCTAAAGCTATTTATCCTGGTCGCCAAGGTGGCGGAATTATAGCGACAATGGTATTAGGAATTGTTGGTGCTTTAATCGGTGGAACTTTAGTCACTTTATTAGAAACAGGAACATTACAATTTACAGCCGCAACTCTAAGCATTCCAGGCATAATAGTTGCTATTATTGGTGCAATGATCGCAATTTTTATTTGGGGCTTATTTACTGGACGTACCAGTTATTAA
- a CDS encoding RNA 2'-phosphotransferase, with protein sequence MSNSRLVKISKFLSKYLRHTPEEIGIKLAPGGWVAVDELLTACANHKFPITLEELKEVVATSDKKRFAFDSTFTLIRANQGHSTEVDLQLEPVVPPDVLYHGTGNKSVDAIMQTGLSKMSRHHVHLSSDMNTAKIVGARHGKPVIFTVDAGAMYEAGYIFYCSDNGVWLVDHVPPEYLNLIF encoded by the coding sequence ATGAGTAATTCTCGCTTAGTCAAAATCAGCAAATTTCTGAGTAAATATCTACGGCACACACCAGAAGAAATAGGAATTAAATTAGCTCCTGGTGGTTGGGTTGCTGTGGATGAATTACTAACGGCCTGTGCTAATCACAAATTTCCTATCACCTTAGAAGAATTAAAAGAAGTAGTTGCTACCAGCGATAAAAAACGCTTTGCTTTTGATTCTACATTTACGCTTATTCGTGCTAATCAAGGACACAGTACAGAAGTTGATTTACAATTAGAACCTGTTGTACCCCCAGATGTGCTTTATCACGGAACAGGAAACAAATCTGTAGATGCAATTATGCAAACAGGACTTTCTAAAATGTCACGTCATCATGTGCATTTATCATCTGATATGAACACAGCTAAAATAGTGGGTGCAAGGCATGGAAAACCTGTTATTTTTACTGTGGATGCTGGTGCGATGTATGAGGCTGGTTACATTTTCTATTGTTCTGATAATGGCGTTTGGTTAGTAGATCATGTACCACCAGAATATTTAAATTTAATTTTTTAG
- a CDS encoding amino acid permease, with translation MKTVLKSEQTQITRLFSHLEFDGNKLNHQPGSVLGSTALIAGTTIGAGILALPAVTLPSGILPSTIAIIVVWLYTLFSGLLIAEVSLNVMGAEGIPSIGFLAIVEKTLGKVGARIAGATYLFMHYALLVAYISKGGDILVSTFAKIAGLDNILPNWVGTTTFTFLFGGILYLGKERFIQKLNGAFVAIVIISFIGLLLLGSGQVKSEQFLFQNWNAVGSAVSVICVALFYHNVVPVVVTQLEGDLPKIRKSIIIGSAIPLIMFLAWNAVILGSVNPDILQNPSESGSVFDPLQILRSGGGGELLGLVLTVFSEFAIITSFIGFVYGLVDFFKDISRITKGELSRLPIFSLVLFPPMSLGTINPSIFFTALDYTGIFSISVLGGIIPAIMSWQQRNQQKLTNGIYQSLIPGGKITLTLMITVALALIGKQIFSI, from the coding sequence ATGAAGACAGTTCTCAAATCAGAACAAACGCAAATCACTAGATTATTTTCTCACCTGGAATTTGATGGCAATAAATTAAATCATCAACCAGGTAGTGTCTTAGGAAGCACTGCTTTGATTGCTGGAACTACCATTGGGGCTGGTATTCTTGCCCTACCTGCGGTGACTTTACCATCAGGTATTTTACCATCTACAATTGCCATTATTGTAGTTTGGTTATACACATTATTTTCAGGTTTGTTAATTGCAGAAGTTAGTTTAAATGTTATGGGTGCAGAAGGCATTCCCAGCATAGGGTTTCTGGCAATTGTAGAAAAGACCTTGGGTAAAGTGGGAGCGAGAATTGCAGGTGCTACATACTTATTTATGCACTATGCCCTTTTAGTGGCATATATCAGCAAAGGTGGAGATATTTTAGTATCCACATTCGCTAAAATTGCCGGGTTAGATAATATCTTACCTAATTGGGTAGGAACAACAACTTTTACCTTCTTATTTGGTGGCATTCTGTATTTAGGAAAAGAAAGATTTATTCAGAAATTAAACGGTGCCTTTGTGGCAATTGTGATTATTTCTTTTATAGGTCTATTGTTATTAGGCTCAGGTCAAGTAAAAAGCGAGCAATTCTTATTTCAAAATTGGAATGCTGTTGGTAGTGCCGTTTCAGTTATATGTGTAGCTCTTTTTTACCATAATGTTGTGCCTGTAGTGGTGACACAACTAGAAGGAGATCTACCCAAAATTCGCAAATCAATTATCATTGGTTCTGCCATTCCTCTGATCATGTTCTTGGCTTGGAATGCCGTTATTTTGGGCAGCGTGAATCCTGATATACTACAAAATCCTTCAGAAAGTGGTAGTGTTTTTGATCCGCTGCAAATTCTGCGCTCAGGTGGGGGAGGAGAATTATTAGGATTAGTATTAACTGTTTTTTCAGAGTTTGCAATTATCACATCATTCATCGGTTTTGTGTATGGCTTGGTAGATTTTTTTAAAGATATTTCCCGAATTACCAAAGGTGAACTTTCTCGTTTACCTATTTTCTCACTTGTTCTATTTCCACCAATGAGTTTAGGCACAATAAACCCCAGCATCTTTTTTACTGCTCTAGACTATACGGGCATCTTCAGTATTTCGGTTTTAGGTGGGATTATTCCCGCAATTATGAGTTGGCAACAACGAAACCAACAAAAATTAACAAATGGTATTTATCAATCACTTATACCGGGTGGTAAAATCACGTTAACTCTAATGATTACAGTCGCATTAGCTCTAATAGGAAAACAAATTTTCTCAATTTAA